A single window of Ovis aries strain OAR_USU_Benz2616 breed Rambouillet chromosome 24, ARS-UI_Ramb_v3.0, whole genome shotgun sequence DNA harbors:
- the VASN gene encoding vasorin, protein MRSRAPLRLLLPLLLLPALGPGAQGCPPGCQCNQPRTVFCTARQGTTVPLDVPPDTVGLYVFENGITTLDAGSFAGLPGLQLLDLSQNQIASLPGGVFQPLANLSNLDLTANRLREITNETFRGLRRLERLYLGKNRIRHIQPGAFDALDHLLELKLQDNELRALPPLRLPRLLLLDLSHNGLPALEPGILDTANVEALRLAGLGLRHLDEGLLGRLRNLHDLDVADNQLERVPPAVRGLRGLTRLRLAGNTRIAQLRPEDLAGLAALQELDLSNLSLQALPHELSTLFPRLRLLAAARNPFNCVCPLSWFGPWVRESRLTLASPEETRCHFPPKNAGRLLLDLDYADFGCPATTTTATAPTTRAPVREPTLLPSSPAPTQLRPTELATEAPSRPPPTPPTAGPVPPPRDCPASICLNGGTCHLGARGHLECLCPQGFTGLYCESRVRPGPRPSPAPATPRPLPLGIEPASPTSLRVGLQRFQQGSAVQLRSLRLTYRNLSGPDKRPVTLRLPASLAEYTVTQLRPNATYSICVRALGAGRVPEGEEACGEARTPPAVRSNHAPVTQAREGNLPLLIAPALAAVLLAVLAAVGAAFCVRRGRAAAAVAQGKGQVGPGAGPLELEGVKAPLEPNPKALEGGGEAPPGGLECEVPLMGYSGPSPQGPLPAKPYI, encoded by the coding sequence ATGCGCTCCAGGGCCCCCCTGCGCCTGctcctgccactgctgctgctgccagccCTGGGGCCCGGGGCGCAGGGCTGCCCACCCGGCTGCCAGTGCAACCAGCCACGGACCGTCTTCTGCACCGCCCGCCAGGGGACCACCGTGCCTCTGGACGTGCCGCCCGACACCGTGGGCCTGTACGTCTTTGAGAACGGCATCACCACGCTCGACGCAGGCAGCTTTGCTGGTCTGCCGGGGCTGCAGCTCCTGGACCTGTCGCAAAATCAAATCGCCAGCCTGCCTGGGGGTGTCTTCCAGCCACTGGCCAACCTCAGCAACCTGGACCTGACTGCCAACAGGCTCCGGGAAATCACCAACGAGACCTTCCGCGGCCTGCGCCGCCTTGAGCGCCTCTACCTGGGCAAGAACCGCATCCGCCACATCCAGCCTGGCGCCTTTGACGCGCTCGACCACCTTCTGGAGCTCAAGCTGCAAGATAATGAGTTGCGGGCACTGCCCCCACTGCGCCTGCCCCGCCTGCTGCTGCTGGACCTCAGCCACAACGGCCTCCCAGCCCTGGAGCCTGGCATCCTGGACACCGCCAACGTGGAGGCGCTGCGGCTGGCTGGCCTGGGGCTACGGCACCTGGACGAGGGGCTCCTCGGCCGCCTGCGCAACCTCCACGACCTGGACGTGGCCGACAACCAGCTGGAGCGTGTGCCCCCTGCCGTCCGGGGCCTGCGGGGACTGACACGCCTGCGGCTGGCTGGCAACACCCGCATCGCCCAGCTGAGGCCGGAGGACCTGGCCGGCCTAGCGGCCCTGCAGGAGCTGGACCTGAGCAACCTGAGCCTGCAGGCCCTGCCGCACGAGCTTTCCACCCTCTTCCCCCGCCTGAGGCTCCTGGCAGCCGCCCGCAACCCCTTCAACTGCGTGTGCCCCCTCAGCTGGTTCGGCCCCTGGGTCCGGGAGAGCCGCCTGACCTTGGCCAGCCCAGAGGAGACGCGCTGTCACTTCCCACCCAAGAACGCCGGCCGGCTGCTCCTGGACCTTGACTATGCCGACTTTGGCTGCCCGGCCACCACCACCACGGCCACGGCACCCACCACGAGGGCCCCCGTGCGGGAGCCCACGCTCCTGCCTTCCAGCCCAGCTCCCACCCAGCTCCGCCCCACGGAGCTGGCCACTGAGGCCCCGAGCCGGCCGCCCCCCACGCCCCCGACTGCGGGGCCTGTGCCTCCACCCCGGGACTGCCCGGCATCCATCTGCCTCAACGGTGGCACCTGCCACCTGGGGGCGCGGGGCCACCTGGAGTGCCTGTGTCCTCAGGGCTTCACGGGGCTGTACTGCGAGAGCCGGGTGAGGCCGGGACCCAGGCCCAGCCCCGCCCCGGCCACGCCGCGGCCCCTGCCCCTGGGCATCGAGCCCGCCAGCCCCACGTCCCTGAGGGTGGGGCTCCAGCGCTTCCAGCAGGGCAGCGCTGTGCAGCTGAGGAGCCTCCGCCTCACCTATCGCAACCTCTCGGGCCCCGACAAGCGGCCAGTGACACTGCGGCTGCCCGCCTCACTCGCCGAGTACACTGTCACCCAGCTGCGGCCCAACGCCACCTACTCCATCTGCGTCCgggccctgggggctgggagggtgcCTGAGGGCGAGGAGGCCTGCGGGGAGGCCCGCACACCCCCAGCTGTCCGCTCCAACCACGCCCCGGTCACCCAGGCCCGCGAGGGCAACCTGCCGCTCCTAATCGCGCCTGCCCTGGCCGCCGTGCTCCTGGCCGTGCTGGCCGCCGTCGGGGCGGCCTTCTGTGTGCGGCGGGGGCGGGCCGCTGCAGCTGTGGCGCAGGGCAAAGGGCAAGTGGGACCTGGGGCCGGGCCCCTGGAGCTGGAGGGGGTGAAGGCCCCCCTGGAGCCAAACCCCAAGGCATTGGAGGGTGGTGGGGAAGCCCCGCCGGGCGGGCTGGAGTGCGAGGTGCCGCTCATGGGCTACTCGGGGCCCAGCCCACAGGGGCCCCTCCCAGCCAAGCCCTACATCTAA